From Carassius auratus strain Wakin chromosome 1, ASM336829v1, whole genome shotgun sequence, the proteins below share one genomic window:
- the zp3c gene encoding zona pellucida sperm-binding protein 3 isoform X2, with protein MKYQRMWLNWLLAVFLNTNHLVNSFSFEADDFDPEAEWESMESLPSSGNGYDSDLFVPKSKRLLNTKPPLKLPASVRIPADELYKEHFTPEKGSKPIPPLVQSILLPTAPTEISATPVPGEPKTVEVLCYLDRMYVRVLKSFCSSPGARTHLKLGTCAVNKATATHYYLLYPLKGCGVEREEDANRVTYTNTLHYTPTATGLIVRDLPFSMQIRCSYTKFHRSYQVGFIPKIAGGTLYRGLQTPAGFSLTAMDASWNSLADGQSFVLGQPVCFEAKGPRVANKRLYMNSCFVSSTPYLQAVEKYSVVENYGCLVDSKNSFLTKFHTSVNKMTVRLCVAAFLFENMISLPQSKQTMFMHCELVFGPQTPTPTAKSCTYDAQTNQWTELYGDATVCDCCASTCPTPQVPSGKTLITSDSWDLKMRPETSSPLSPESMPESSLSGHDDFDLFWESDDY; from the exons ATGAAATATCAGAGGATGTGGCTGAACTGGCTGCTGGCTGTTTTTCTCAACACTAATCATTTAGTGAACTCATTCTCTTTTGAAGCTGATGACTTTGATCCTGAGGCAGAATGGGAATCGATGGAAAGTTTACCATCAAGCGGAAATGGTTATGACAGTGACTTGTTTGTGCCAAAATCCAAAAGGCTTTTAAACACGAAGCCTCCGCTAAAACTACCGGCGTCGGTACGTATCCCAGCGGATGAACTCTACAAAGAGCATTTCACCCCTGAGAAGGGCAGTAAACCGATACCTCCGCTGGTGCAGTCGATACTTCTGCCCACAGCACCTACCGAGATATCAGCTACTCCAGTCCCCGGTGAACCGAAGACGGTGGAGGTTTTGTGTTACCTGGACCGGATGTACGTGAGAGTCCTGAAGAGCTTTTGTTCTAGTCCCGGCGCGAGGACGCACTTGAAACTGGGAACGTGTGCTGTCAATAAAGCCACGGCCACTCACTATTATCTTCTGTATCCTCTGAAAGGATGTGGTGTAGAACGAGAG GAGGATGCCAATCGAGTGACTTACACGAACACGCTCCATTATACACCAACTGCCACCGGTTTGATCGTGAGGGACCTGCCGTTTTCGATGCAAATTCGTTGTAGCTACACAAA GTTCCATCGCTCTTATCAGGTTGGATTCATTCCCAAGATCGCAGGTGGAACCTTGTACAGGGGTCTACAAACTCCAGCAGGGTTCTCTCTTACGGCAATGGACG CATCTTGGAACTCGCTTGCTGATGGCCAGAGTTTTGTCCTTGGCCAACCCGTATGCTTCGAAGCCAAAGGCCCCAGGGTTGCAAACAAAAGGCTGTACATGAACAGTTGTTTTGTCAGTTCCACTCCATACCTTCAGGCGGTGGAGAAATATTCTGTGGTGGAGAATTATGG ATGCCTGGTGGACAGCAAGAACAGCTTTCTGACAAAGTTCCACACCAGTGTTAATAAGATGACTGTGAGGCTTTGTGTTGCAGCTTTTCTGTTTGAAAACATGATTTCTCTGCCACAGTCCAAACag ACTATGTTTATGCATTGTGAGTTGGTCTTTGGACCACAGACCCCTACACCAACTGCCAAGTCATGCACGTATGATGCACAAACCAACCA GTGGACTGAGTTATATGGTGATGCCACCGTGTGTGACTGTTGTGCATCTACATGTCCTACTCCTCAAGTTCCATCTG GTAAGACATTGATCACCAGTGATTCTTGGGATTTGAAGATGCGCCCAGAAACCTCATCACCTCTTTCACCTGAGTCCATGCCTGAATCGTCTTTATCTGGCCATGATGACTTTGATTTGTTCTGGGAATCTGATgattactag
- the zp3c gene encoding zona pellucida sperm-binding protein 3 isoform X1, which yields MKYQRMWLNWLLAVFLNTNHLVNSFSFEADDFDPEAEWESMESLPSSGNGYDSDLFVPKSKRLLNTKPPLKLPASVRIPADELYKEHFTPEKGSKPIPPLVQSILLPTAPTEISATPVPGEPKTVEVLCYLDRMYVRVLKSFCSSPGARTHLKLGTCAVNKATATHYYLLYPLKGCGVEREEDANRVTYTNTLHYTPTATGLIVRDLPFSMQIRCSYTKFHRSYQVGFIPKIAGGTLYRGLQTPAGFSLTAMDASWNSLADGQSFVLGQPVCFEAKGPRVANKRLYMNSCFVSSTPYLQAVEKYSVVENYGCLVDSKNSFLTKFHTSVNKMTVRLCVAAFLFENMISLPQSKQTMFMHCELVFGPQTPTPTAKSCTYDAQTNQWTELYGDATVCDCCASTCPTPQVPSVGKTLITSDSWDLKMRPETSSPLSPESMPESSLSGHDDFDLFWESDDY from the exons ATGAAATATCAGAGGATGTGGCTGAACTGGCTGCTGGCTGTTTTTCTCAACACTAATCATTTAGTGAACTCATTCTCTTTTGAAGCTGATGACTTTGATCCTGAGGCAGAATGGGAATCGATGGAAAGTTTACCATCAAGCGGAAATGGTTATGACAGTGACTTGTTTGTGCCAAAATCCAAAAGGCTTTTAAACACGAAGCCTCCGCTAAAACTACCGGCGTCGGTACGTATCCCAGCGGATGAACTCTACAAAGAGCATTTCACCCCTGAGAAGGGCAGTAAACCGATACCTCCGCTGGTGCAGTCGATACTTCTGCCCACAGCACCTACCGAGATATCAGCTACTCCAGTCCCCGGTGAACCGAAGACGGTGGAGGTTTTGTGTTACCTGGACCGGATGTACGTGAGAGTCCTGAAGAGCTTTTGTTCTAGTCCCGGCGCGAGGACGCACTTGAAACTGGGAACGTGTGCTGTCAATAAAGCCACGGCCACTCACTATTATCTTCTGTATCCTCTGAAAGGATGTGGTGTAGAACGAGAG GAGGATGCCAATCGAGTGACTTACACGAACACGCTCCATTATACACCAACTGCCACCGGTTTGATCGTGAGGGACCTGCCGTTTTCGATGCAAATTCGTTGTAGCTACACAAA GTTCCATCGCTCTTATCAGGTTGGATTCATTCCCAAGATCGCAGGTGGAACCTTGTACAGGGGTCTACAAACTCCAGCAGGGTTCTCTCTTACGGCAATGGACG CATCTTGGAACTCGCTTGCTGATGGCCAGAGTTTTGTCCTTGGCCAACCCGTATGCTTCGAAGCCAAAGGCCCCAGGGTTGCAAACAAAAGGCTGTACATGAACAGTTGTTTTGTCAGTTCCACTCCATACCTTCAGGCGGTGGAGAAATATTCTGTGGTGGAGAATTATGG ATGCCTGGTGGACAGCAAGAACAGCTTTCTGACAAAGTTCCACACCAGTGTTAATAAGATGACTGTGAGGCTTTGTGTTGCAGCTTTTCTGTTTGAAAACATGATTTCTCTGCCACAGTCCAAACag ACTATGTTTATGCATTGTGAGTTGGTCTTTGGACCACAGACCCCTACACCAACTGCCAAGTCATGCACGTATGATGCACAAACCAACCA GTGGACTGAGTTATATGGTGATGCCACCGTGTGTGACTGTTGTGCATCTACATGTCCTACTCCTCAAGTTCCATCTG TAGGTAAGACATTGATCACCAGTGATTCTTGGGATTTGAAGATGCGCCCAGAAACCTCATCACCTCTTTCACCTGAGTCCATGCCTGAATCGTCTTTATCTGGCCATGATGACTTTGATTTGTTCTGGGAATCTGATgattactag
- the LOC113043794 gene encoding probable E3 ubiquitin-protein ligase HERC4 — protein MLCYWGAQIREGLGLEQQDKVKHGNCGIRSMCPKTKVQDMSAGRSFVGFVRDGKVSVLRLRSEEDNHDGKLKHLQLKNDRIRLIVCGGDGAVLLAYGGNVLIMDKSTVCRPLKGLDNRQVIQIACGDHHSMALTHDGHVFVWGDNSHGQLGLEKDHPGSPSAQHVKSLSGVPLAQISAGGDHSFGLSLSGVVFGWGKNSAGQLGLGDTTDRHVPTVVKSLNQKKTVSISCGGEHTATLSKGGTVFTFGSGVSGQLGHKSFRDEHHPRVVAELWGSEVSQVTCGRHHTLVSVASSKRIYSFGCWMQGKLGNCKMIKKSVPFPVDLSTQCNHEYTIEKLIAGENHSFALSFKVLGNKSAKSKPNPIREVLTLNDRMIDRWVSDRDSWAAIKKEIKKVFSSTACLNGSFLKASRDEHDFELAEKAFSKLLENEKVTSKVVEVVQQMLQSLNPNPFGEESLRLYILLPELIRRLQKQQRTELTEALASKILELKPAVRKVLEKYWSKLPDDCLKSLVKLFRKPSAEMIGQVSRGEMNQDTHHLENFMQILQMIYQVCCSANRDFTNRDFIIHEINDLLDTLQATMEDLDGFDYYETDLKNYYIGIIKILFKFPFAADTESKWRMFRYLRDEWIQRSQDRFILNDDVSTLSINRESVLTDTLEYLRQGTHSFSNELKVVFVGENGIDMRGLSAEFFSLLFQSLLKWEKKVLEVHESSLVWFNPDGMQDDSDFYYLGVICGMALYNHHHINLDFPLALYKKLLQLSPTLNDLEELSPVEARSLKSLLEEDEDEVLEMLSLDFMVKGQELIPNGNQILVTKSNRWNYVDLYVDTVFNKSVKNQFEHFSRGFFKGCPLDFWKMFHPEELKQLLQGSPKYEWKELQQCASYENCSASEELIKNFWTVFFEFTEENKRKLLTFLYGTDRVPEGGFSQRSMKISQLNCPDPEDRLPVAQTCFGRLILPKYSDINTLRDKLMHAISFCEVFGRG, from the exons ATGTTGTGTTATTGGGGAGCGCAGATCAGAGAGGGTTTGGGACTGGAACAGCAGGACAAAGTCAAACATGGTAATTGTGGAATACGGTCCATGTGTCCGAAAACAAAAGTTCAGGACATGTCAGCTGGACGGAGTTTTGTTGGATTCGTCCGGGATGGGAAGGTCTCGGTTCTGAGATTGCGCAGTGAAGAAGATAATCATGATGGAAAACTAA AGCACCTGCAGCTAAAGAATGACAGAATCAGACTGATCGTCTGTGGAGGAGATGGTGCCGTTCTTCTTGCTTATGGAGGAAATGTTCTCATCATGGACAAATCTACTGTGTGCAG GCCTCTCAAAGGTCTGGATAACAGGCAGGTGATTCAGATCGCATGTGGAGACCATCATTCAATGGCACTAACCCACG ATGGTCATGTGTTCGTATGGGGTGATAACTCTCACGGTCAGCTGGGTTTAGAGAAAGATCATCCCGGCTCTCCGTCTGCTCAACATGTTAAGAGTCTGAGTGGGGTCCCGCTGGCTCAGATCAGCGCTGGAGGAGACCACAGCTTTGGGTTGTCTCTCTCTGGAGTCGTGTTTGGATGGGGAAAGAACTCTGCTGGACAGCTGGGCCTCGGAGACACTACAg ACAGACACGTCCCAACGGTTGTAAAGAGTCTTAACCAGAAGAAAACTGTGTCCATCTCATGTGGAGGGGAACACACCGCCACTTTATCGAAG GGTGGTACAGTATTCACATTTGGATCAGGAGTTTCTGGTCAGCTTGGGCACAAATCATTCAGAGATGAACATCATCCGCGGGTGGTTGCTGAACTGTGGGGATCTGAAGTGTCACAGGTCACATGTGGGAG aCATCACACTCTCGTATCAGTCGCATCGTCAAAGCGGATCTACTCATTTGGATGTTGGATGCAAGGGAAGTTGGGAAATTGCAAAATGATCAAGAAGTCTGTGCCTTTCCCTGTGGATCTGTCAACTc AATGTAATCATGAATATACGATTGAAAAACTCATAGCTGGGGAGAATCATTCCTTCGCTTTGTCTTTCAAA gtACTTGGAAATAAGTCTGCAAAGTCTAAACCCAATCCTATCAGAGAGGTTTTGACATTAAATGACAGAATGATTGACCGCTGGGTGTCTGACAGAGACTCATGGGCAGCAATAAAGAA ggaaataaaaaaagtgttttcctcTACTGCCTGTTTGAATGGAAGTTTTCTCAAAGCAAG tCGTGATGAACATGATTTTGAGCTGGCTGAAAAGGCTTTTTCAAAGTTATTAGAGAATGAAAAGGTGACATCAAAG GTAGTGGAGGTGGTTCAACAGATGCTGCAATCTTTGAATCCCAATCCATTTGGTGAGGAATCACTAAGACTTTACATCCTCCTGCCTGAGCTCATCAGACGTCTCCAGAAACAGCAACGAACTGAACTCACTGAAGCGCTGGCCTCCAAAATTCTTGAGCTGAAACCCGCCGTTCGCAAGGTTTTAG AGAAGTACTGGTCCAAACTGCCGGATGATTGTCTCAAAAGCCTGGTCAAGTTATTTCGCAAACCATCTGCTGAGATGATTGGCCAGGTTTCTCGTGGAGAAATGAATCAGGATACACATCACTTGGAGAACTTCATGCAGATCCTTCAGATGATCTATCAG GTCTGCTGCAGTGCCAACAGAGACTTCACAAACAGGGATTTCATCATTCATGAGATCAATGATCTACTAGATACG CTGCAAGCCACCATGGAAGACCTGGACGGGTTTGATTACTATGAAACCGATTTGAAAAACTACTACATT ggaattattaaaatattgttcaaGTTCCCTTTTGCGGCTGACACTGAATCTAAATGGAGAATGTTTCGT TACTTGCGGGATGAATGGATACAGAGAAGTCAAGACAGATTCATACTGAATGACGATGTCAGCACGTTGAGCATAAACAGAGAATCAGTGTTGACCGACACACTTGAGTATCTCAGACAAGGCACCCACTCATTTTCTAACGAATTGAAG GTGGTGTTCGTTGGGGAGAATGGAATAGATATGAGAGGTTTATCAGCAGAATTTTTCTCCCTCCTTTTCCAGTCTCTTCTGAAATGGGAGAAGAAGGTGCTGGAAGTCCACGAGAGTTCACTGGTTTGGTTCAATCCTGAT GGCATGCAAGATGATAGTGATTTTTACTATCTTGGTGTCATCTGCGGAATGGCACTCTACAACCATCATCATATAAACCTTGACTTCCCGCTGGCCTTGTACAAGAAACTTCTCCAGCTGAGTCCCACTCTGAATGATCTGGAGGAGCTGTCTCCTGTGGAGGCCAG AAGTCTGAAAAGCCTTCTTGAGGAGGATGAGGACGAGGTATTGGAAATGCTCTCTTTGGATTTCATG GTCAAAGGGCAGGAGCTCATTCCAAATGGAAATCAAATTCTAGTGACCAAATCTAATAG atggaATTATGTGGATTTGTATGTCGACACTGTTTTCAACAAATCAGTGAAGAATCAGTTTGAGCATTTTTCAAGAGGTTTCTTTAAGGGGTGCCCGCTCGATTTCTGGAAAATGTTCCACCCCGAGGAACTCAAGCAGCTTCTCCAGGGTTCACCTAAATACGAGTGGAAGGAGCTTCAGCAG TGTGCTTCCTATGAAAATTGTTCAGCCTCTGAGGAGCTCATCAAGAACTTCTGGACTGTTTTCTTTGAGTTCACAGAGGAGAACAAGAGGAAGCTTCTGA ctTTCTTGTATGGAACGGACCGTGTCCCTGAGGGAGGTTTCTCACAGCGCTCTATGAAGATTTCACAGTTAAACTGTCCTGATCCAGAAGACCGACTGCCAGTGGCCCAGACCTGTTTCGGCAGATTAATTCTTCCAAAATACAGCGATATCAACACACTCCGGGACAAGCTAATGCACGCAATCAGCTTTTGTGAGGTTTTTGGACGAGGGTGA
- the LOC113044126 gene encoding protein phosphatase 1K, mitochondrial-like, with protein MSVALLMRYATFSRSRVCCKAVLGITGIHQEDPRRALHTPSSPRCSNSRFDPDSSGRPTTWDSFGNWDSRIDEPILLPSSIRYGKPIPKVSLSKVGCASQIGQRKVNEDRYQLSQMTDNIMYFAVFDGHGGAEAADFCHKNMEKHIKDITEEEDNLELVLTKAFLEVDKALARHLHFSADASLLSAGTTATVALLRDGIELVVGSVGDSRAMLCRKGKPLNLTVDHTPERKDEKERIRKTGGFISWNSFGQPHVNGRLAMTRSIGDFDLKTSGVIAEPETKRISLHHVHDSFLALTTDGINFIMNSQEICDIINQCNDPKEAAQRISEQALQYGAEDNSTIIVVPFGAWGKHKSSDVSFSFSRSFVSSGRWA; from the exons ATGTCAGTGGCTCTTCTCATGCGATATGCCACATTCAGTAGATCCCGTGTCTGCTGCAAAGCTGTCCTTGGCATAACCGGCATCCACCAAGAAGACCCGAGAAGGGCTCTACACACTCCATCATCTCCTCGGTGCAGCAACTCTCGCTTTGATCCAGACAGCAGTGGTCGTCCAACTACCTGGGACTCCTTTGGGAACTGGGACAGCCGAATTGATGAGCCCATCTTGCTTCCGTCGAGCATCCGATATGGTAAACCTATTCCCAAAGTTAGCCTGTCCAAGGTGGGCTGCGCTTCACAGATTGGCCAGCGGAAGGTGAACGAAGACCGCTATCAGCTATCGCAGATGACGGACAACATCATGTACTTTGCAGTGTTTGATGGGCATGGAGGTGCAGAGGCTGCTGATTTCTGCCACAAAAACATGGAGAAGCATATTAA AGATATTACTGAGGAGGAGGATAACTTGGAATTAGTTTTAACCAAAGCATTTCTTGAGGTGGACAAAGCGTTAGCAAGGCATCTTCACTTCAGTGCAGATG CCTCTCTGTTGAGTGCAGGGACGACGGCCACAGTGGCACTGCTCAGAGATGGGATCGAGCTGGTGGTGGGCAGCGTGGGGGACAGCAGAGCCATGCTGTGCCGCAAAGGCAAACCCCTCAATCTCACTGTGGATCACACGCCTGAGAGAAAGGATGAAAAAGAGAG GATACGCAAGACAGGAGGTTTTATTTCATGGAATAGTTTTGGTCAACCGCACGTCAATGGCAGACTGGCCATGACACGCAGCATTGGAGATTTCGACCTCAAGACGTCAGGAGTCATTGCAGAACCAGAGACTAAGAGAATTTCA TTGCATCACGTCCATGACTCCTTTCTGGCTCTCACCACTGATGGCATCAACTTCATCATGAACAGTCAAGAGATCTGTGACATCATTAACCAATGTAACGATCCTAAAGAGGCCGCACAACGCATATCTGAGCAG GCTCTTCAATACGGAGCTGAAGACAACAGCACTATCATTGTGGTGCCGTTCGGTGCTTGGGgcaaacacaaaagctctgaCGTGAGCTTCTCCTTCAGTCGCAGTTTCGTCTCCAGTGGCCGATGGGCCTAA